Proteins from a genomic interval of Trifolium pratense cultivar HEN17-A07 linkage group LG6, ARS_RC_1.1, whole genome shotgun sequence:
- the LOC123889059 gene encoding protein pleiotropic regulatory locus 1-like, producing MERMPSKWPRPDWHVPWKNYRVISGHSGLVRSVAVDPSNTWFATGSADRTIKIWDLASGVLKLTLTGHIEQVRGLAISNKHTYMFSAGDDKQVKCWDLEQNKVIRSYHGHLSAVYCLAIHPTIGILLTGGLDSVCRVWDIRSKTQIHALSGHENTVCSVFTRPTDPQVVTGSHDSTIKMWDLRYGKTTLTLTNHKKSVRAMAPHPKEQAFASASADNIKKFTLPNGEFCHDMLSQQKTIINAMAVNEEGVMVTGGDNGSMWFWDWKSGHNSQQSQTIVQPGSLDSEAGIYALTYDITGTRLISCEADKTIKMWKQDENAI from the exons ATGGAAAGAATGCCAAGTAAATGGCCACGACCTGATTGGCATGTGCCATGGAAAAACTACAGG GTCATCAGTGGTCACTCAGGATTGGTGAGATCTGTTGCAGTTGATCCCAGTAATACATGGTTTGCTACTGGTTCTGCAGATCGAACTATCAAG ATATGGGACTTGGCAAGTGGTGTTCTAAAGCTAACATTAACAGGTCACATCGAACAAGTAAGAG GCCTTGCTATTAGCAACAAACATACCTACATGTTTTCTGCTGGTGACGATAAACAAGTTAAATGTTGGGATCTTGAACAGAACAAGGTTATTAGGTCTTATCATGGTCATCTGAGTGCTGTTTACTGCTTGGCTATTCATCCCACAATTGGCATTTTACTTACTGGAGGACTTGATTCTGTCTGCCGG GTCTGGGACATACGTAGTAAAACGCAGATTCATGCTCTTTCAGGTCATGAGAATACTGTCTGCTCTGTGTTTACACGGCCAACG GACCCTCAAGTTGTCACTGGTTCTCATGATTCTACGATCAAGATGTGGGACCTTAGATATg GTAAAACAACGTTAACTCTTACAAACCATAAAAAGTCTGTTCGAGCCATGGCTCCACATCCTAAAGA GCAAGCTTTTGCATCTGCATCGGCTGATAATATTAAAAAGTTCACACTTCCAAACGGAGAATTTTGTCATGATATGCT CTCTCAACAGAAAACTATTATCAATGCAATGGCTGTCAATGAGGAGGGTGTTATGGTTACTGGAG GTGACAATGGCAGTATGTGGTTCTGGGATTGGAAGAGTGGTCACAATTCCCAGCAATCCCAAACAATTGTACAACCTG GTTCACTGGATAGTGAAGCTGGTATTTATGCTTTAACCTATGATATCACGGGTACGAGGCTTATATCATGTGAAGCagacaaaaccataaaaatgtgGAAACAAGATGAAAATGCCATTTAA